One genomic region from Anopheles bellator chromosome 2, idAnoBellAS_SP24_06.2, whole genome shotgun sequence encodes:
- the LOC131207697 gene encoding cGMP-dependent protein kinase, isozyme 1-like — protein METIKRENIQLGDNRKLVGTMATSASVAAPQPRTPPKLGARSLEVRDDGDQRVPGPPLAPTDVADGSRLANDESVPTPSSPASHRGAWFRKSNTCGSLYVQCACNPVTPGQCGKSRLETPFESRSAQHPTAPQKQRPISLSDKDIRRVRPQSFVHPDSPTTVYGAESYQDVLGKALTSRTSVTAAQTTCGGYEILHTATAVRSKRYSTPAIGTSYAFHPEFVLQKLPNEPGPATPQPLVEPPKVIPATPDANALTRVVFKQRHCASYPGFQENAHFGKSLSNGTSNASSLDVGCAWVEEEDSTQEYLADVCERTDDEDWENTPPSATYLSTPLGPLAGDSLKPDGSRVPSSNCGHTEVLIESGSSKPSSACGIPARKGNEYFAGVRPNGSKLSVSLDSVATGTGRYSRANSSPPSSVTHLLTPLIPIPSQLNYSAKEYLIQSGILGPMGNGSSLLMRKTSKIVPNIDTPIKERIRKNSVKLWGKVLTEDRRKSLSGQCDSLQSYGSAMTVSGEHTLEDELNSLRRLLRARDEEIDKLRREIDKLKSVLQQKAVNSLEQPNVVTAATAEQHPKPGLGSPTGTPTSGKGSRCVAERELLSSIQANYAMAGQPLSELFGTSGNSFTLNQMKSVKGITLQAMKKQGVSGESCDLMGSQSSDIKVPKYKKDFSAKQLIKDAIMENDFFKNIDSLQIREIVDSMYSREFRKGEYVIRAGDAGSHLYVSAAGEFEVIKDGKVLGAMGPGRAFGELAILYNCTRTASIRVLCDSRVWVLDRRVFQQIMMRTGMQRIEENVNFLKSVPLLKHLSNDVLTKIADVLEVEFYPAGAYIIRQGAAGDTFFLISQGTVKVTQRLPGRAVDEEIRILVRGEYFGEQALIREDKRTANIIAMSPGVECLTLDRESFTKHIGDLCELQEKNYGDEERVLAFRNLENTQPSLGSCQPELMDVNLADLEVVGTLGVGGFGRVELVKVEHAGNTQVYALKCMKKRHIVDTRQQEHMYSERKIMLACHSPFICRLYRTYKDSKYAYMLLEACMGGEVWTILRDRVTFEDSTAKFIVGCVLQAFDFLHARGIVYRDLKPENLLLDARGYAKLVDFGFSKFIGYSSKTWTFCGTPEYVAPEIILNKGHDRSVDYWALGILIHELLTGIPPFTAADPMKTYNIILKGIDMVSFPKHMSRAAVSLIKRLCRDVPSERLGYQRGGVQDIKKHKWFQGFDWDGLIALTLKSPLQPNLKGPLDMSNFDIFPKDLDIPPDELSGWDADF, from the exons ATGGAGACGATTAAGAGGGAAAATATTCAGCTAGGTGATAATCGAAAGCTTGTGGGCACGATGGCCACCAGTGCCTCGGTAGCGGCACCCCAACCGCGCACACCACCGAAACTGGGTGCTAGGTCGCTGGAGGTGAGAGATGACGGAGACCAGCGGGTGCCAGGGCCGCCActcgcaccgaccgacgtggCCGACGGTTCGCGGCTGGCGAACGACGAATCAGTTCCAACCCCGAGTTCGCCGGCATCGCACCGTGGTGCGTGGTTTCGGAAGTCCAACACTTGCGGTAGCCTGTACGTGCAGTGCGCCTGTAACCCAGTGACCCCTGGTCAGTGTGGCAAGTCTAGACTGGAGACCCCCTTCGAGTCCAGGTCCGCGCAGCACCCGACTGCCCCGCAGAAGCAACGTCCAATTTCCCTGTCGGACAAGGACATTCGACGAGTCCGACCCCAATCGTTCGTCCATCCGGATAGCCCCACCACGGTCTACGGAGCAGAGAGCTACCAAGACGTCCTGGGAAAAGCGCTCACCTCACGGACCTCGGTTACGGCCGCTCAGACGACCTGCGGTGGCTACGAGATActgcacacggccacggccgttCGCTCCAAACGCTACTCTACGCCAGCCATCGGTACGAGCTACGCCTTCCATCCGGAGTTTGTGCTCCAGAAGCTCCCGAACGAACCAGGTCCAGCAACGCCACAACCCCTGGTGGAACCTCCGAAAGTGATCCCAGCAACTCCGGACGCTAACGCGCTAACGCGGGTTGTGTTCAAACAGCGACACTGCGCCAGCTACCCGGGCTTCCAGGAGAACGCGCACTTCGGGAAGTCGCTCTCGAACGGCACCTCGAACGCGTCCAGCCTCGACGTCGGCTGTGCCTGGGTGGAAGAGGAAGACAGTACCCAGGAGTATCTGGCCGATGTTTGCGAGCGAACGGACGATGAAGATTGGGAAAATACACCACCCTCGGCCACGTATCTGTCAACGCCACTAGGTCCCCTGGCGGGCGACTCCCTGAAGCCGGATGGGTCAAGGGTTCCGTCTAGCAACTGTGGCCACACCGAGGTGCTAATTGAGTCGGGCAGCAGTAAACCGAGCAGCGCTTGCGGTATTCCGGCGCGAAAAGGCAACGAGTATTTCGCAGGCGTCCGACCGAACGGCAGCAAGCTAAGTGTTTCGCTTGACAGTGTtgccaccgggaccggtcggTACAGCAGAGCCAACAGCAGTCCACCGAGTTCAGTGACGCACCTTCTCACGCCGCTGATACCGATACCGTCACAGCTCAACTACTCCGCCAAGGAGTACCTCATCCAGTCCGGCATACTCGGTCCAATGGGGAACGGGTCGTCGCTGCTGATGCGCAAAACCTCCAAGATCGTCCCGAACATCGACACACCGATCAAGGAACGG ATACGAAAAAATTCGGTCAAACTGTGGGGCAAGGTTCTGACCGAAGACCGGCGCAAATCCTTGTCCGGCCAGTGTGACAGTCTGCAGTCGTACGGCAGTGCGATGACGGTCAGCGGAGAGCACACGCTCGAGGACGAGCTGAACAGCTTGCGGAGACTGCTCCGGGCGCGTGATGAAGAGATCGACAAACTGCGGAGAGAGATCGATAAACTTAAG AGtgttttgcagcaaaaagCGGTCAACAGTTTGGAGCAGCCGAATGTGGTGACCGCCGCAACGGCGGAACAGCATCCAAAACCAGGACTCGGGAGCCCGACCGGTACACCGACTTCGGGGAAGGGCTCACGGTGTGTGGCCGAACGAGAGCTACTGTCGAGTATACAGGCGAACTACGCCATGGCCGGACAACCCCTGTCCGAGCTGTTCGGGACGTCGGGCAACAGTTTCACGCTGAACCAGATGAAATCGGTCAAGGGTATTACGCTGCAGGCGATGAAGAAGCAGGGCGTATCGGGCGAAAGCTGTGACCTGATGGGCAGCCAATCGAGCGACATCAAGGTGCCGAAGTACAAGAAAGATTTCAG CGCCAAGCAACTGATCAAAGACGCCATCATGGAGAACGATTTCTTCAAGAATATCGACTCGCTACAGATAAGGGAAATTGTGGACTCGATGTACAGCCGGGAGTTCCGCAAGGGAGAGTACGTCATCCGGGCGGGCGACGCCGGTTCCCATCTGTACGTGTCGGCGGCGGGCGAGTTCGAGGTGATCAAAGACGGAAAAGTACTGGGAGCGATGGGTCCTGGGCGAGCGTTTGGAGAGCTGGCGATACTCTATAACTGCACGAGGACAGCATCGATACGGG TGCTGTGTGATTCCCGAGTATGGGTATTGGATCGAAGAGTTTTCCAGCAGATTATGATGCGTACGGGCATGCAGCGTATCGAGGAGAATGTAAATTTCCTCAAATCGGTCCCACTGCTGAAGCACCTCAGTAACGACGTGCTGACGAAAATTGCGGACGTCCTGGAAGTG GAATTTTATCCCGCCGGAGCGTATATCATCCGCCAAGGGGCTGCCGGTGACACATTCTTTCTCATTAGCCAGGGAACGGTAAAAGTTACCCAGCGGCTACCGG GTCGTGCGGTGGACGAAGAAATTCGAATCCTGGTTCGGGGCGAGTACTTCGGCGAGCAGGCGCTCATTAGGGAGGACAAGCGGACGGCCAACATTATCGCGATGTCACCGGGCGTCGAGTGTCTGACGCTGGACCGCGAATCGTTCACCAAACACATCGGTGACCTGTGCGAACTGCAGGAGAAAAATTATGGCGACGAAGAACGGGTGCTCGCATTCCGGAACTTGGAGAACACTCAGCCTTCGCTCGGTTCCTGCCAGCCGG AATTGATGGACGTGAACTTGGCCGATCTGGAGGTGGTCGGAACGCTTGGAGTCGGTGGGTTCGGACGGGTCGAGCTGGTTAAGGTGGAACACGCCGGAAACACGCAGGTCTATGCGCTGAAGTGCATGAAGAAGCGTCACATCGTTGACACCCGGCAACAGGAGCACATGTACAGTGAGAGGAAAATTATGCTCGCCTGTCACAGCCCGTTCATCTGCCGGCTCTACCGAACGTACAAGGACTCCAAGTACGCCTACATGCTGCTGGAGGCGTGCATGGGCGGCGAAGTGTGGACGATTCTGCGCGATCGGGTTACGTTCGAGGACTCGACGGCCAAGTTCATCGTGGGCTGCGTGCTACAGGCGTTCGACTTTTTGCACGCCCGTGGCATCGTGTACCGGGACCTGAAGCCGGAGAACTTGCTTCTCGACGCGCGTGGCTATGCGAAACTG GTTGATTTTGGATTCTCAAAGTTCATCGGCTACAGCAGCAAAACGTGGACGTTCTGCGGGACGCCAGAGTACGTGGCACCGGAAATCATTCTGAACAAGGGccacgatcggtcggtcgactaCTGGGCACTGGGAATTCTCATACACGAACTGTTGACCGGAAT ACCTCCTTTTACAGCGGCTGATCCTATGAAAACGTACAACATTATTTTGAAAGGCATCGACATGGTCAGCTTTCCGAAGCACATGTCCCGCGCCGCGGTTAGCCTGATCAAACGTCTATGCCGCGATGTGCCTTCCGAGCGGCTCGGGTATCAACGGGGAGGCGTTCAGGACATCAAGAAGCACAA ATGGTTCCAGGGATTCGACTGGGACGGCCTGATCGCACTGACGCTCAAATCGCCTTTGCAACCGAATCTGAAGGGGCCGCTCGATATGTCAAACTTTGACATCTTTCCTAAAGACTTGGACATTCCACCGGACGAGCTGTCCGGGTGGGATGCGGACTTCTGA
- the LOC131208655 gene encoding lysosomal alpha-mannosidase-like produces MLNVHLVPHTHDDVGWLKTVDQYYYGSETSIQKAGVQYIIDSVIQSLLDNSERKFIYVESAFFFKWWYEQTEELQQQVKQLVNEGRLEFIGGAWSMNDEAAAHYHSIVDQFTWGLRKLNDTFGACGRPRIGWQIDPFGHSREQASLLAQMGYDGLFFGRLDYQDKEERMNHKRAEMIWQTSANLHDDELFTGVHYNLYQAPAGFCFDILCSDEPFIDGRYSAENNVKAKVDKFLYYVDQQAQSYRTNNILLTMGGDFTFMDANVYFKNMDKLIKYTNARQASGTNVNVFYSTPSCYLKALHDTGITWPTKSDDFFPYASDPHSYWTGYYTSRPTSKRYERVGNHLLQVCKQLTALAPSREEHMEPHLTVLREAMGVMQHHDAITGTEKQHVSDDYTRMMHRAMGACEVNTQAALNQIVDPQFRRARAHPLDREPAPEPTYKFAFESCHLLNVSKCELTESKDSFTVTLYNPLAHASHQYVRVPITGARYVVRDYRNVEVPSQLVPIPETVQSISYRFSNATTELVFLANELPPLGFKSYFVTRAMDSVDDFVHQPAQEPATPEKPSIPAKQWQQEEVTIGNQYLNINFDSSGFMSSITVDGVTNRLHQTFVYYEGALGNNAEYQNRSSGAYIFRPNGTEKSVTETVQLTVVKGPTVQEVHQVFNDWISQVVRVYADENHIEFEWMVGPIPVEDGIGKEIVSRFYTATQSNGVFWTDSNGREMMKRVRNHRDTWNVDLLEKVAGNYYPVTARIALEDPNLRLAVLNDRAQGGSSLEDGSLELMVHRRLLHDDAFGVDEALDETEFGRGLVARGKHWVIFGPKTSTSPTLEARERFLQNQVLLPNWLFFSDVSNVNYEDWQKQYTNIYSALSLSLPLNVHLLTFEPWHDNSILVRFEHLLEADEDPLYSAPVRFNVQDVFRQFSIEEVRETTLAANQFKEDSSRMKFKPDPSYIVYGSDTGRSSHVDPARSAPRPRSEADTGRNIADDGFEIVLNPMQIRTFIFQLEYRP; encoded by the exons atgttgaacGTCCACCTGGTGCCACATACGCACGACGATGTGGGTTGGCTGAAGACCGTCGATCAGTACTACTATGGCAGTGA AACGAGCATTCAGAAGGCCGGCGTGCAGTACATTATCGATTCGGTCATACAGTCGCTGCTGGACAACTCCGAGCGTAAGTTCATCTACGTCGAATCAGCGTTCTTCTTCAAATGGTGGTACGAGCAAACGGaggaactgcagcagcaggtcaAACAGTTGGTGAACGAGGGACGCCTGGAATTCATTGGCGGAGCATGGAGTATGAACGATGAGGCGGCAGCCCATTACCACAGCATCGTGGACCAGTTTACCTGGGGTCTGCGCAAGCTGAACGACACGTTCGGGGCATGTGGACGGCCAAGGATCGGATGGCAGATCGATCCGTTCGGACACTCGCGCGAACAGGCATCGCTGTTGGCGCAGATGGGCTACGATGGGCTGTTCTTTGGCCGGCTCGACTACCAGGACAAGGAGGAACGCATGAACCACAAACGGGCGGAAATGATTTGGCAGACCAGTGCCAACCTGCACGATGATGAGCTGTTCACTGGGGTGCACTACAACCTGTACCAAGCGCCGGCCGGGTTCTGCTTCGATATCCTGTGCTCCGACGAGCCGTTCATCGATGGGCGCTATTCGGCGGAGAACAACGTCAAAGCCAAA GTCGACAAGTTCCTATATTACGTGGATCAGCAGGCTCAAAGCTACCGTACGAACAACATCCTCCTCACGATGGGTGGAGATTTCACCTTCATGGACGCTAACGTGTACTTCAAAAACATGGACAAACTGATCAA GTACACCAACGCACGGCAAGCGAGTGGTACGAACGTGAACGTGTTCTACTCCACACCGTCCTGCTATCTGAAGGCACTGCACGATACAGGAATCACGTGGCCTACGAAGAGTGACGACTTCTTCCCTTACGCTTCCGATCCCCACTCGTACTGGACCGGGTACTATACGTCTCGACCGACCAGCAAGCGCTACGAGCGGGTCGGAAATCACTTGCTGCAAGTTTGCAAACAGCTTACCGCACTGGCCCCGTCTCGGGAGGAACACATGGAACCACATCTGACGGTGCTGCGGGAGGCGATGGGTGTGATGCAGCACCACGATGCCATCACCGGGACCGAAAAGCAGCACGTGTCCGACGACTACACCCGTATGATGCACCGAGCGATGGGAGCTTGCGAAGTCAACACCCAGGCAGCTCTGAATCAAATCGTCGATCCCCAATTCCGTCGGGCACGGGCGCATCCTCTTGATCGGGAACCCGCACCGGAACCAACTTACAAGTTCGCCTTTGAATCCTGTCATCTGCTGAATGTAAGCAAATGTGAACTGACGGAGTCGAAGGATAGCTTCACCGTGACGCTGTACAATCCGCTCGCCCATGCTAGCCATCAGTATGTGCGCGTTCCGATCACCGGGGCCCGATACGTCGTGCGAGACTATCGCAACGTAGAGGTTCCTTCGCAGCTCGTACCGATTCCTGAGACGGTACAGAGCATCAGCTATCGGTTCAGCAACGCAACCACGGAACTGGTGTTTCTCGCCAACGAGCTACCCCCACTGGGCTTCAAATCATACTTTGTGACCCGTGCCATGGACTCAGTGGATGATTTCGTGCACCAACCAGCGCAAGAACCAGCGACCCCAGAGAAACCGTCTATCCCCGCGAAACAGTGGCAGCAAGAGGAGGTTACGATCGGCAACCAATACCTTAACATCAACTTCGACAGCAGCGGCTTCATGAGCTCGATCACCGTCGATGGAGTAACGAACCGGCTCCACCAGACGTTCGTGTATTACGAGGGAGCTCTCGGTAATAATGCCGAGTACCAAAACCGATCGTCGGGCGCGTACATCTTCCGCCCGAACGGGACCGAGAAAAGTGTCACCGAAACCGTGCAGCTAACGGTGGTGAAAGGACCCACCGTCCAGGAGGTCCACCAGGTGTTTAACGATTGGATCAGTCAAGTGGTCCGAGTGTACGCCGATGAAAATCACATCGAGTTCGAGTGGATGGTCGGTCCGATTCCGGTCGAGGATGGCATTGGGAAGGAGATCGTGTCCCGATTCTATACCGCCACCCAGTCCAACGGTGTCTTCTGGACCGACTCGAACGGGCGTGAAATGATGAAGCGCGTGCGCAACCACCGAGATACCTGGAATGTGGATCTCTTGGAGAAAGTGGCCGGTAACTATTACCCCGTGACGGCCCGGATTGCGCTCGAAGATCCAAACCTTCGACTGGCCGTGTTGAACGACCGGGCACAGGGTGGCTCGAGTTTGGAGGATGGTTCGCTTGAGTTGATGGTGCATCGACGGTTGCTCCACGATGACGCGTTTGGGGTTGACGAAGCGTTGGACGAAACCGAGTTCGGCCGGGGACTGGTAGCGCGCGGTAAGCATTGGGTCATCTTTGGTCCAAAAACCTCCACCAGCCCTACGCTCGAGGCTCGGGAGCGATTCCTGCAGAACCAGGTACTGCTGCCGAACTGGCTGTTTTTCAGCGATGTGAGCAACGTCAACTACGAAGACTGGCAAAAGCAGTACACCAACATT TACTCTGCACTCTCACTGTCGCTGCCGCTGAACGTACACCTGCTTACGTTCGAACCCTGGCACGATAATAGTATTCTGGTCCGCTTCGAGCACCTCCTGGAGGCGGATGAGGATCCACTGTACTCCGCACCGGTGCGTTTCAACGTCCAGGACGTGTTCCGCCAGTTTAGCATCGAAGAGGTGCGCGAAACCACGCTTGCTGCCAACCAGTTCAAGGAGGACTCCAGCAGGATGAAGTTTAAGCCCGATCCTTCGTACATCGTTTACGGGTCCGATACCGGAAGATCCTCGCATGTGGACCCAGCTCGTTCTGCGCCTCGGCCGCGAAGTGAGGCTGATACTGGACGAAACATTGCCGACGATGGTTTCGAGATCGTGCTCAATCCGATGCAGATACGAACGTTCATCTTTCAGCTAGAGTACCGGCCATAG
- the LOC131207698 gene encoding cell adhesion molecule 2-like → MAHIHEPPDYRGPEPDILICRECMAVDPKFSAPIANVTVPVGREGVMTCTVHDLYKYKVAWLRVDTQTILTIETLVITKSERIAITHTEQRIWQLRIKDIRESDKGWYMCQINTDPMKSQMGYLNVVGKPRK, encoded by the exons atggcacacatacacgaaccCCCTGACTACCgtggaccggaaccggatatCCTGATATGCCGCGAATGCATGGCAGTCGATCCGAAATTCAGCGCACCGATAGCCAACGTGACCGTGCCGGTTGGCCGCGAAGGAGTGATGACGTGTACGGTGCACGACTTATACAAATACAAG GTCGCCTGGCTCAGGGTCGACACGCAAACCATCTTAACGATCGAAACCCTCGTGATCACCAAGAGCGAACGGATCGCGATCACACATACCGAGCAGCGGATCTGGCAGCTGCGCATAAAGGACATCCGGGAGTCGGACAAGGGATGGTACATGTGCCAGATCAACACGGACCCAATGAAGAGCCAGATGGGATACCTCAATGTTGTCGGTAAGCCGAGAAAGTAA